A genomic window from Triticum urartu cultivar G1812 chromosome 7, Tu2.1, whole genome shotgun sequence includes:
- the LOC125523534 gene encoding ABC transporter G family member 42-like isoform X2 has product MPMACLLLCPAKTTAFPACRILGLDICEDTIVGDQMQRGISGGQKKRVTTGEMIVGPTKVLFMDEISTGLDSSTTFQIVKCLQQIVHLGEATILMSLLQPAPETFELFDDIILLSEGQIVYQGPRDYVLEFFESCGFCCPERKGTADFLQEVTSKKDQEQYWADRQRPYRYISVLEFAQRFKRFQVGLQLENHLSVPFDKSRSHQAALVFSKHSVSTRELLKVSFEKEWLLIKRNSFFYIFKTIQLIIVALIASTTFLRTHMHSRNLDDGFIYIGALIFTLVVNMFNGFAELSLTITRLPVFYKHRDLLFYPAWIFTLPNVVLTIPFSIIESTVWVVVTYYTMGFAPEADRFFKQLLLVFLIQQMAAGLFRAIAALCRSMIIAQTGGALFLLFFFALGGFLLPKDFIPKWWIWGYWISPLVYGYNALVVNEFYASRWMDKFVTDKNGVSKRLGIAMLEGTNIFTDKNWFWIGAAGLLGFTICFNVLFTMSLTYLNPLGQPQAVISEETAKEAEGNGLPREAVSKDSTRRNVRMKSKDGSSNEEMGEMRLMTRLGNSSSNAISRVKSVGRNESAPRRGMVLPFSPLSMCFEDVNYYVDMPAEMKQQAVADNRLQLLREVTGSFRPGVLTALMGVSGAGKTTLMDVLAGRKTGGYIEGDIAISGYPKNQATFARISGYCEQNDVHSPQVTIRESLIYSAFLRLPEKIGDQDITDDIKIQFVDEVMELVELDNLKDALVGLPGISGLSTEQRKRLTIAVELVANPSIIFMDEPTSGLDARAAAIVMRTVRNTVDTGRTVVCTIHQPSIDIFEAFDELLLLKRGGQVIYSGILGRNSQEMVEYFEAIPRVPKIKDKYNPATWMLEVSSVAAEVRLNMDFADYYKTSDLYKQNKSLVNQLSQPEPGTSDLYFPTEYSQSIIGQFKVCLWKHWLTYWRSPDYNLVRFFFTLFTALLLGSIFWKIGTNMGDANTLRMVIGAMYTAVMFVGINNCSSVQPIVSIERTVFYRERAAGMYSAMPYAIAQVVMEIPYVFVQASYYTLIVYAMMGFQWTVTKFFWFFFVSYFSFLYFTYYGMMTVSISPNHEVAAIFAAAFYSLFNLFSGFFIPRPKIPKWWIWYYWICPLAWTVYGLIATQYGDLEETISVPGQSNQTISYYITHHFGYHRSFMAVVAPVLVLFAVFFAFMYALCLKKLSFQQR; this is encoded by the exons GAGAAATGATTGTCGGTCCGACAAAGGTGCTATTCATGGATGAGATATCAACTGGGTTGGACAGCTCCACCACCTTCCAAATTGTCAAATGTCTGCAGCAGATTGTGCACTTGGGCGAGGCCACGATCCTCATGTCCCTCCTCCAGCCAGCCCCTGAGACCTTTGAACTCTTCGATGATATCATCCTCCTGTCAGAAGGCCAGATTGTTTATCAGGGACCCCGTGATTATGTCCTTGAATTCTTTGAGTCCTGCGGCTTTTGCTGCCCAGAGCGCAAGGGCACCGCAGACTTTCTTCAGGAG GTCACATCAAAGAAGGATCAGGAGCAGTACTGGGCTGACAGGCAGAGGCCATACCGATATATTTCAGTCTTGGAATTTGCACAGAGGTTTAAGCGGTTTCAAGTTGGGCTACAACTCGAGAACCATCTCTCGGTGCCATTTGACAAGAGCCGCAGCCATCAAGCTGCCCTTGTCTTCTCCAAGCACTCGGTGTCAACTCGAGAGCTCCTCAAGGTATCCTTTGAGAAGGAGTGGCTCCTCATAAAGCGCAATTCGTTTTTTTACATCTTCAAGACCATACAG CTCATCATTGTAGCGCTTATCGCATCAACGACATTTCTAAGGACCCATATGCACTCAAGGAATTTGGATGATGGTTTTATCTACATTGGAGCACTGATTTTTACTCTGGTTGTGAACATGTTCAATGGTTTTGCTGAGCTCTCTTTGACCATCACAAGGTTGCCTGTGTTCTACAAGCACCGGGACCTCCTCTTCTACCCTGCCTGGATATTCACACTACCAAATGTCGTTCTCACAATCCCATTTTCAATTATCGAATCCACAGTCTGGGTGGTTGTCACATACTACACTATGGGATTTGCCCCAGAAGCTGACAG GTTCTTCAAGCAGTTGCTACTTGTGTTCTTGATCCAGCAGATGGCTGCTGGGCTTTTCAGAGCAATTGCTGCACTATGCAGATCCATGATCATTGCTCAAACCGGAGGAGCCCtgttccttctcttcttctttGCCCTTGGAGGCTTTCTTCTGCCAAAAG ACTTCATCCCAAAATGGTGGATCTGGGGCTATTGGATTTCACCGCTGGTGTATGGATACAATGCTCTAGTAGTGAATGAATTCTATGCTTCTCGTTGGATGGACAAGTTTGTAACG GACAAGAATGGTGTTTCCAAAAGACTAGGTATAGCTATGCTAGAAGGCACAAACATCTTTACTGACAAAAACTGGTTCTGGATTGGAGCAGCAGGGCTGTTAGGTTTCACAATCTGCTTCAATGTGCTCTTCACTATGTCCCTTACGTATCTGAATC CCTTGGGCCAACCACAAGCTGTTATATCTGAAGAAACTGCAAAGGAAGCAGAAGGCAATGGCCTCCCAAGAGAGGCAGTTAGCAAGGACAGTACAAGGAGAAATGTCAGGATGAAATCGAAGGATGGTTCCAGTAATG AGGAAATGGGAGAGATGAGACTTATGACTCGGCTGGGCAATAGTTCATCAAATGCGATTTCACGAGTCAAGTCCGTTGGCAGAAATGAATCTGCTCCAAGAAGAGGAATGGTTCTTCCATTCTCCCCTCTATCCATGTGTTTTGAGGATGTGAACTACTATGTCGACATGCCTGCA GAAATGAAACAACAAGCAGTGGCGGATAATAGGCTCCAATTGTTACGTGAGGTTACTGGATCATTTAGACCAGGAGTGCTAACAGCGCTCATGGGAGTCAGTGGAGCTGGAAAGACGACTCTTATGGATGTTTTAGCTGGCAGAAAGACTGGTGGTTATATTGAAGGAGATATCGCAATTTCTGGTTATCCAAAAAACCAAGCAACATTTGCAAGGATTTCTGGTTATTGTGAGCAAAATGATGTCCATTCACCTCAGGTCACGATTAGAGAATCTCTTATATACTCCGCCTTCTTGCGTCTTCCTGAAAAGATCGGAGATCAAGATATCACCGATGATATCAAGATA CAATTTGTTGATGAAGTTATGGAGTTAGTGGAGCTTGACAATCTGAAGGACGCTTTAGTCGGCCTGCCAGGAATTTCAGGGCTTTCAACAGAGCAAAGAAAGAGGTTAACAATAGCTGTGGAGCTTGTCGCAAATCCATCGATCATCTTCATGGATGAACCAACATCAGGTCTTGATGCAAGAGCAGCAGCAATTGTTATGAGAACAGTGAGGAACACGGTTGACACGGGACGGACTGTGGTTTGCACAATCCACCAACCAAGCATTGACATCTTTGAAGCTTTTGATGAG TTGCTATTACTGAAAAGAGGAGGCCAGGTGATATACTCTGGGATACTAGGTCGCAACTCACAGGAAATGGTCGAATACTTTGAG GCAATTCCTAGAGTGCCTAAAATCAAAGATAAGTACAATCCTGCAACATGGATGCTTGAGGTCAGTTCAGTTGCTGCAGAAGTACGCCTTAATATGGATTTTGCTGACTACTACAAGACTTCAGATCTGTACAA GCAAAACAAATCATTGGTCAACCAGCTAAGTCAACCAGAACCAGGAACATCAGATCTGTATTTTCCTACAGAATATTCTCAATCAATTATAGGGCAGTTCAAAGTCTGCCTCTGGAAGCATTGGCTGACCTATTGGCGCAGCCCAGATTACAACCTTGTCAGATTTTTCTTCACTTTGTTCACAGCCTTGCTGCTTGGCTCCATCTTTTGGAAGATTGGCACCAATAT GGGAGATGCCAATACTCTTAGAATGGTCATTGGAGCAATGTACACAGCAGTGATGTTCGTCGGCATCAACAACTGTTCAAGCGTTCAGCCAATTGTTTCAATCGAGAGAACAGTTTTCTACCGGGAGAGGGCTGCTGGGATGTACTCTGCAATGCCATATGCAATTGCTCAG GTTGTCATGGAGATACCTTATGTCTTCGTCCAAGCCTCGTATTACACCCTCATCGTATATGCCATGATGGGCTTCCAGTGGACAGTTACCAAGTTCTTCTGGTTCTTCTTCGTCTCCTACTTTTCCTTCCTCTACTTCACCTACTATGGGATGATGACTGTCTCAATCTCACCAAACCATGAGGTTGCAGCCATCTTCGCTGCAGCTTTCTATTCCCTATTCAACCTTTTTTCTGGATTCTTCATCCCGAGACCG AAAATCCCCAAATGGTGGATCTGGTACTACTGGATTTGCCCATTGGCATGGACAGTTTATGGGCTCATAGCGACACAATATGGAGACCTGGAAGAGACCATCTCCGTCCCAGGCCAATCAAACCAGACAATCAGTTACTACATAACTCATCATTTTGGATACCACAGGAGCTTCATGGCGGTCGTTGCACCGGTGCTTGTGCTCTTTGCAGTGTTCTTCGCGTTCATGTATGCTCTCTGCCTCAAGAAGTTGAGCTTCCAACAACGATAG